A stretch of Triticum urartu cultivar G1812 unplaced genomic scaffold, Tu2.1 TuUngrouped_contig_8015, whole genome shotgun sequence DNA encodes these proteins:
- the LOC125531754 gene encoding cypmaclein-like, protein MAGKARVLMCAALVVLLLLVETTAPTGQAHAVDCGSACSYRCSKSSRPNLCNRACNTCCRRCDCVPPGTAGNEGVCPCYANMTTHNGRHKCP, encoded by the exons ATGGCCGGCAAAGCTAGGGTGCTCATGTGCGCGGCGCTCGTCGTCCTCCTGCTCCTTGTCGAG ACCACCGCTCCCACTGGACAAGCTCACGCCGTCG ATTGCGGCAGCGCGTGCTCGTACCGGTGCAGCAAGTCGAGCCGGCCGAATCTGTGCAACAGGGCGTGCAACACGTGCTGCCGGCGATGCGACTGCGTGCCGCCCGGCACCGCCGGCAACGAGGGCGTCTGCCCCTGCTACGCCAACATGACCACGCACAACGGCCGCCACAAGTGCCCGTGA